A section of the Pseudomonas flavescens genome encodes:
- a CDS encoding pseudoazurin, translating into MRFSPLFALLATLVFTAPALAETHEVKMLNRGESGSMVYDPDFLAIAPGDSVTFIATHPTHNAASIPGLLPEGAEPFKGKINEEIEVTFSEAGLYGIQCIPHLAMGMVMLIQVGDQPVSAAQIPAQLPARARQRLEQIVQRASE; encoded by the coding sequence ATGCGTTTTTCGCCGCTCTTCGCTTTGCTCGCTACGCTTGTGTTCACAGCTCCGGCATTGGCCGAAACCCACGAAGTGAAAATGCTCAACCGTGGGGAGTCCGGTTCGATGGTCTATGACCCGGATTTCCTGGCCATCGCCCCCGGTGACAGCGTGACGTTCATCGCCACTCACCCGACCCACAACGCTGCCAGCATCCCCGGCCTCCTGCCGGAGGGCGCCGAGCCGTTCAAGGGCAAGATCAACGAAGAGATCGAGGTGACTTTCAGTGAGGCAGGGCTCTATGGCATCCAGTGCATTCCGCACCTGGCGATGGGCATGGTGATGCTCATTCAGGTCGGCGATCAGCCGGTCAGCGCGGCGCAGATTCCCGCGCAACTGCCAGCGCGAGCCAGGCAGCGTCTGGAACAGATCGTCCAGCGTGCGAGCGAATGA
- a CDS encoding ABC transporter ATP-binding protein, whose product MSTVLQCSDLGWSVKGRAIVAGVDLQLRQGETLGLIGPNGSGKSTLLKLLSGIRTPGSGQVHLQGKPLGGLSRRDVARQLAFVEQQADTGDAVTVRDAVELGRTPWLSALQPWSAEDERIVVQALADVDMAEMPERAWSTLSGGERQRVHIARALAQKPQILLLDEPTNHLDIQHQLSILNLVRTLPVTTLIALHDLNQALECDRLGVMERGRLVALGAPAEVLTTERLRDTFGVRARYLVDPEDGARVLRFQPI is encoded by the coding sequence GTGAGTACGGTGCTGCAGTGCAGCGACCTGGGCTGGTCGGTGAAGGGTAGGGCAATCGTCGCCGGCGTCGATCTGCAACTGCGTCAGGGCGAGACGCTCGGCCTGATCGGTCCCAATGGCTCGGGCAAGTCGACCTTGCTCAAGCTGCTGTCCGGCATCCGCACGCCGGGCAGCGGCCAGGTGCACCTGCAGGGCAAGCCGCTGGGTGGCCTGAGTCGCCGGGATGTCGCCCGCCAGTTGGCATTCGTCGAGCAACAGGCCGACACCGGTGACGCGGTGACGGTGCGCGATGCCGTCGAGCTGGGCCGCACGCCCTGGCTGTCGGCCTTGCAGCCCTGGTCGGCGGAGGACGAACGGATCGTCGTTCAGGCACTGGCGGATGTGGACATGGCCGAAATGCCGGAGCGAGCCTGGAGCACCCTGTCGGGCGGTGAACGCCAGCGCGTGCACATCGCTCGGGCACTGGCGCAGAAACCGCAGATCTTGCTACTCGACGAACCCACCAACCATCTGGATATCCAGCACCAGCTGTCGATCCTCAATCTGGTGCGCACGCTGCCGGTGACCACGCTGATCGCCTTGCATGACCTCAACCAGGCTCTTGAGTGCGACCGCCTCGGGGTGATGGAGCGCGGTCGGCTGGTGGCGCTGGGGGCACCGGCCGAGGTGCTGACCACCGAGCGTTTGCGCGACACCTTCGGCGTACGCGCCCGCTACCTGGTCGACCCTGAAGACGGTGCCCGGGTACTGCGCTTTCAACCTATCTGA
- a CDS encoding FecCD family ABC transporter permease: MIARGSRLFLLTIVCLLLLAVAVVVGVALGETRITLSVVFQVLANKLFGAGFVLDPIDEGIVWNYRLTRALVAACCGAGLAVSGVVLQALLRNPLADPYLLGISAGASTGAVSVALLGLGAGMLSLSMGAFIGAIAAFSLVALLARAAGGGALNGTGQIILAGIAGSQLFNALTSFLITKSASAEQARGIMFWLLGNLSGVNWHDVALAVPVALAGVLLVAWHTRALDAFTFGAESAASLGVPVRRVQATLIACAALVTAVMVSIVGSIGFVGLVIPHAARLLVGVRHGRLVPVAALTGAVFLIAADVLSRTVIKGQVLPIGVVTALIGAPAFAVILVRGRRAR; the protein is encoded by the coding sequence ATGATTGCCCGTGGCTCCCGCCTGTTCCTGCTGACCATCGTCTGCCTGCTGTTGCTGGCCGTGGCGGTGGTCGTCGGTGTGGCGCTGGGTGAAACCCGCATCACGCTGTCGGTGGTCTTTCAGGTGCTGGCCAACAAGCTGTTCGGGGCGGGCTTCGTGCTCGATCCGATCGACGAGGGAATCGTCTGGAACTACCGCCTGACCCGGGCCCTGGTGGCCGCCTGCTGCGGCGCCGGGTTGGCGGTTTCCGGGGTGGTGCTGCAGGCGCTGTTGCGCAATCCGCTGGCCGATCCCTATCTGCTGGGGATTTCCGCCGGTGCCTCCACCGGAGCGGTTTCGGTGGCGCTGCTGGGGCTCGGCGCAGGCATGCTGTCGCTGTCCATGGGCGCCTTCATCGGTGCGATCGCCGCCTTCAGCCTGGTCGCGCTGCTGGCGCGGGCCGCCGGTGGCGGCGCGCTGAATGGCACCGGGCAGATCATTCTTGCCGGTATCGCCGGCTCCCAACTGTTCAACGCGCTGACCTCGTTCCTGATCACCAAGTCGGCCAGCGCCGAGCAGGCCCGGGGCATCATGTTCTGGCTGCTCGGCAACCTCAGTGGTGTCAACTGGCACGATGTCGCCCTGGCCGTGCCCGTGGCGCTGGCCGGGGTGCTGCTGGTGGCCTGGCATACTCGCGCGCTGGATGCCTTCACCTTCGGTGCCGAATCGGCTGCGTCGCTGGGCGTGCCGGTGCGTCGGGTACAGGCCACGCTGATCGCCTGCGCGGCGCTGGTCACGGCGGTGATGGTGTCGATCGTCGGCTCCATCGGCTTCGTCGGTCTGGTGATCCCTCACGCTGCACGGCTGCTGGTCGGCGTGCGGCATGGCCGGCTGGTGCCGGTCGCGGCCCTGACTGGTGCGGTGTTCCTGATCGCCGCCGACGTGCTGTCGCGTACGGTGATCAAGGGCCAGGTACTGCCCATCGGTGTGGTCACCGCGTTGATCGGTGCGCCGGCCTTCGCGGTGATTCTGGTACGCGGGAGGCGGGCGCGGTGA
- a CDS encoding MFS transporter has protein sequence MSRVLGTFAGLSPAARVLVLNSLAFNFGFYMLVPYLAGHLSESLGLAGWAVGLVLGIRVFSQQGLFLFGGLLGDRIGYRRAILIGCLVRCVGFAVLGFSESLAVLLLAACVSGFAGALFTPCAQAYLADECQDMQQRKRAFALQNMASTAGMLLGPLAGLLLIGIDFAVSGSVAAGLFLLMTLVQWRFLPSKELVSGDEPVTMLRQCLDMLQQWSFLRFALLAAAYPLLFHPLYLAIPAYSHAHGGGQAWITRVFVITALVGVLLQMPISALRQRWLSEGQGMGLGLALMAVSYALLAEPFASLLSPYWAVLLMAALLSLGSLLVLPLLSAHVPHYARRGQLAAYYGFFAGVGGLAALFGNVLIGRLLPAEQAPPQLLWWALVGIGLAAAFGLARHMAGLSRNSTQP, from the coding sequence ATGAGCCGGGTGCTGGGTACCTTCGCCGGCCTGTCACCCGCCGCACGGGTGCTGGTGCTCAACAGCCTGGCGTTCAACTTCGGCTTCTACATGCTAGTGCCGTATCTGGCCGGGCACCTCAGCGAGAGCCTGGGGCTGGCGGGTTGGGCGGTGGGCCTGGTGCTCGGCATCCGTGTGTTCAGCCAGCAGGGGCTGTTCCTGTTCGGCGGCTTGCTGGGTGACCGCATCGGCTACCGTCGCGCCATTCTCATCGGTTGCCTAGTGCGTTGCGTGGGGTTTGCCGTGCTCGGCTTCTCGGAAAGCCTGGCGGTTCTGCTGCTGGCCGCCTGCGTCAGCGGCTTTGCCGGTGCGCTGTTCACGCCTTGTGCCCAGGCCTACCTGGCCGATGAGTGCCAGGACATGCAGCAGCGCAAGCGCGCATTCGCTCTGCAGAACATGGCCAGCACCGCCGGCATGCTGCTCGGGCCGCTGGCAGGCCTGCTGCTGATCGGCATCGATTTCGCGGTATCCGGCAGTGTGGCAGCCGGGCTGTTTCTGCTCATGACCTTGGTGCAGTGGCGCTTCCTGCCCAGCAAGGAGCTGGTTTCCGGTGACGAGCCGGTGACCATGCTGCGCCAGTGTCTGGACATGCTCCAGCAGTGGTCATTCCTGCGCTTCGCCCTGTTGGCTGCAGCCTATCCGTTGTTGTTCCATCCGCTTTATCTGGCGATCCCGGCCTACAGCCACGCCCACGGCGGCGGCCAGGCGTGGATCACACGGGTATTCGTGATCACCGCGCTGGTTGGCGTGCTGCTGCAGATGCCGATCAGCGCGCTACGCCAGCGTTGGCTCAGCGAGGGGCAGGGCATGGGCCTCGGCCTGGCGTTGATGGCGGTCAGCTACGCGCTGTTGGCCGAACCTTTCGCCAGTCTGTTGAGCCCGTATTGGGCGGTTCTGCTGATGGCCGCTTTGCTTAGCCTCGGCAGCCTGCTGGTACTGCCGCTGCTGTCGGCCCACGTGCCTCATTACGCCCGGCGCGGGCAGCTGGCCGCCTATTACGGCTTCTTCGCCGGTGTGGGCGGGTTGGCGGCGTTGTTCGGCAATGTACTGATCGGCCGGCTGCTGCCCGCTGAGCAGGCGCCGCCACAGTTACTCTGGTGGGCGCTGGTCGGCATTGGCCTGGCTGCGGCTTTCGGCTTGGCCCGACACATGGCCGGTTTGAGCCGTAACAGCACGCAACCATGA